A DNA window from Ficedula albicollis isolate OC2 chromosome 1, FicAlb1.5, whole genome shotgun sequence contains the following coding sequences:
- the GGACT gene encoding gamma-glutamylaminecyclotransferase: MARVFVYGTLKKGQPNYKHMINTAKGLAKFQGRGRTAEKYPLVIAGKYNIPYMLNIPGTGHHIAGEIYSVDEQMLRFLDEFEGCPDMYQRTLMRIQVVEWEGKGGAGEADGELECFVYSTATYPPEWLGLPYHDSYDSSGKHGLAYVLRESRE; the protein is encoded by the coding sequence ATGGCCCGTGTCTTCGTCTACGGCACGCTCAAGAAGGGCCAGCCCAACTACAAGCACATGATCAACACGGCCAAAGGCCTAGCGAAATTCCAGGGAAGGGGCCGCACGGCGGAGAAGTACCCGCTGGTGATCGCAGGGAAGTACAATATTCCTTACATGCTGAACATCCCGGGGACAGGCCACCACATTGCCGGGGAGATTTACTCTGTGGATGAGCAGATGCTGCGGTTCCTGGATGAGTTCGAAGGCTGCCCAGACATGTACCAGCGCACGCTGATGAGGATCCAGGTGGtggagtgggaagggaagggcgGCGCGGGCGAGGCCGACGGCGAGCTGGAGTGCTTCGTGTACAGCACGGCCACCTACCCGCCCGAGTGGCTCGGGCTCCCCTACCATGACAGTTACGACTCCTCGGGGAAGCACGGCCTCGCCTACGTCCTACGGGAGAGCCGGGAGTAG